The following are encoded in a window of Parambassis ranga chromosome 15, fParRan2.1, whole genome shotgun sequence genomic DNA:
- the sufu gene encoding suppressor of fused homolog isoform X2, whose translation MDEVRPTSGAQAHGLVPLFPPGLQAIYGECRRLYPDQANPLQVTAIVKYWLGGPDPLDYISMYRNMGCPAQDVQEHWHYVSFGLSDLYGDNRVHEFTGADGPSGFGFELTFRLKREVGETAPPTWPAELMQGLARYVFQSENTFCSGDHVSWHSPLDNSESRIQHMLLTEDPQMQPVQTPFGTVSFLQIVGVCTEELQAAQQWNGQGILELMRGVRVAGGPWLITDMRRGETIFDIDPHLQERVDQGIETEGSNLSGVSAKCVWDDLSRPPEDEEDSRSICIGSQPRRLSDKDTEQIRETLRKGLEFNNKAALPPINSQRQSHERPQSRKDSLESESSAAIVPHELVRTRQLESVHLKFNQESGTLLPLCLRGRLLHGRHFTYKSINGDTAITFVSSGVEGAFATEEHPYAAHGPWLQILLTEEFVEQMLGDIQELSTREETKLPKEFSWPEKKLKISVLPDSVFDNPLQ comes from the exons ATGGATGAAGTCCGGCCTACAAGCGGTGCTCAAGCCCACGGGCTGGTGCCGCTGTTTCCTCCTGGACTGCAGGCTATCTATGGGGAATGTCGGCGACTTTATCCCGATCAAGCTAACCCTCTTCAAGTTACAGCCATTGTAAAATATTG GCTGGGAGGACCAGATCCGTTAGACTACATCAGTATGTATAGAAATATGGGATGTCCAGCTCAGGATGTTCAGGAACACTGGCACTACGTAAGCTTTGGACTGAGTGATTTGTATGGAGATAATCGTGTTCATGA attcaCAGGGGCAGATGGACCTAGTGGGTTTGGCTTTGAGCTTACTTTCAGACTCAAAAGAGAGGTGGGAGAGACGGCACCACCAACATGGCCAGCTGAGCTCATGCAAGGCTTGGCTCGCTATGTGTTCCAGTCAG aaaacacGTTTTGTAGTGGTGACCATGTATCGTGGCACAGTCCACTAGACAACAGCGAATCCCGTATCCAGCATATGTTGCTCACAGAAGACCCACAGATGCAACCAGTCCAAACTCCCTTTGGCACAGTGAGCTTTCTCCAG ATTGTGGGTGTATGTACCGAGGAGCTGCAAGCAGCCCAACAGTGGAATGGACAAGGCATCCTAGAGTTGATGCGTGGAGTCAGAGT AGCTGGTGGCCCCTGGTTAATCACAGACatgaggagaggggagaccatTTTTGACATTGATCCACACCTACAA gaGAGAGTGGACCAGGGAATTGAGACAGAGGGCTCTAACCTGAGTGGAGTCAGTGCCAAGTGTGTGTGGGATGATCTGAGTCGACCGccagaggacgaggaggacagCCGATCCATCTGCATAGGATCACAGCCGCGAAGACTCTCAGACAAAG acacagagcagattaGAGAGACCCTGAGAAAAGGACTGGAGTTTAACAACAAGGCAGCACTACCCCCTATCAACAGCCAGAGACAGAGCCACGAAAGACCTCA AAGTCGCAAAGACAGTTTGGAGAGCGAGAGCTCAGCAGCGATTGTTCCTCATGAGCTGGTCCGAACACGACAGTTGGAGAGCGTCCATCTGAAATTCAACCAAGAGTCAGGCACACTGCTGCCCCTCTGCCTGCG GGGCCGGTTGCTCCATGGTAGACACTTTACTTACAAAAGTATCAATGGAGACACAGCTATCACATTTGTGTCTTCGGGAGTTGAAGGAGCTTTTGCTACTGAAGAGCATCCCTATGCTGCCCATGGCCCCTGGCTTCAG ATACTGTTGACAGAGGAGTTTGTAGAGCAGATGCTTGGGGATATACAGGAACTCAGCACTCGTGAGGAG ACAAAGTTACCAAAGGAGTTCAGTTGGCCAGAAAAGAAGCTGAAAATTTCTGTCCTACCAGACTCTGTGTTTGATAATccgctgcagtga
- the sufu gene encoding suppressor of fused homolog isoform X1 — translation MDEVRPTSGAQAHGLVPLFPPGLQAIYGECRRLYPDQANPLQVTAIVKYWLGGPDPLDYISMYRNMGCPAQDVQEHWHYVSFGLSDLYGDNRVHEFTGADGPSGFGFELTFRLKREVGETAPPTWPAELMQGLARYVFQSENTFCSGDHVSWHSPLDNSESRIQHMLLTEDPQMQPVQTPFGTVSFLQIVGVCTEELQAAQQWNGQGILELMRGVRVAGGPWLITDMRRGETIFDIDPHLQQERVDQGIETEGSNLSGVSAKCVWDDLSRPPEDEEDSRSICIGSQPRRLSDKDTEQIRETLRKGLEFNNKAALPPINSQRQSHERPQSRKDSLESESSAAIVPHELVRTRQLESVHLKFNQESGTLLPLCLRGRLLHGRHFTYKSINGDTAITFVSSGVEGAFATEEHPYAAHGPWLQILLTEEFVEQMLGDIQELSTREETKLPKEFSWPEKKLKISVLPDSVFDNPLQ, via the exons ATGGATGAAGTCCGGCCTACAAGCGGTGCTCAAGCCCACGGGCTGGTGCCGCTGTTTCCTCCTGGACTGCAGGCTATCTATGGGGAATGTCGGCGACTTTATCCCGATCAAGCTAACCCTCTTCAAGTTACAGCCATTGTAAAATATTG GCTGGGAGGACCAGATCCGTTAGACTACATCAGTATGTATAGAAATATGGGATGTCCAGCTCAGGATGTTCAGGAACACTGGCACTACGTAAGCTTTGGACTGAGTGATTTGTATGGAGATAATCGTGTTCATGA attcaCAGGGGCAGATGGACCTAGTGGGTTTGGCTTTGAGCTTACTTTCAGACTCAAAAGAGAGGTGGGAGAGACGGCACCACCAACATGGCCAGCTGAGCTCATGCAAGGCTTGGCTCGCTATGTGTTCCAGTCAG aaaacacGTTTTGTAGTGGTGACCATGTATCGTGGCACAGTCCACTAGACAACAGCGAATCCCGTATCCAGCATATGTTGCTCACAGAAGACCCACAGATGCAACCAGTCCAAACTCCCTTTGGCACAGTGAGCTTTCTCCAG ATTGTGGGTGTATGTACCGAGGAGCTGCAAGCAGCCCAACAGTGGAATGGACAAGGCATCCTAGAGTTGATGCGTGGAGTCAGAGT AGCTGGTGGCCCCTGGTTAATCACAGACatgaggagaggggagaccatTTTTGACATTGATCCACACCTACAA caggaGAGAGTGGACCAGGGAATTGAGACAGAGGGCTCTAACCTGAGTGGAGTCAGTGCCAAGTGTGTGTGGGATGATCTGAGTCGACCGccagaggacgaggaggacagCCGATCCATCTGCATAGGATCACAGCCGCGAAGACTCTCAGACAAAG acacagagcagattaGAGAGACCCTGAGAAAAGGACTGGAGTTTAACAACAAGGCAGCACTACCCCCTATCAACAGCCAGAGACAGAGCCACGAAAGACCTCA AAGTCGCAAAGACAGTTTGGAGAGCGAGAGCTCAGCAGCGATTGTTCCTCATGAGCTGGTCCGAACACGACAGTTGGAGAGCGTCCATCTGAAATTCAACCAAGAGTCAGGCACACTGCTGCCCCTCTGCCTGCG GGGCCGGTTGCTCCATGGTAGACACTTTACTTACAAAAGTATCAATGGAGACACAGCTATCACATTTGTGTCTTCGGGAGTTGAAGGAGCTTTTGCTACTGAAGAGCATCCCTATGCTGCCCATGGCCCCTGGCTTCAG ATACTGTTGACAGAGGAGTTTGTAGAGCAGATGCTTGGGGATATACAGGAACTCAGCACTCGTGAGGAG ACAAAGTTACCAAAGGAGTTCAGTTGGCCAGAAAAGAAGCTGAAAATTTCTGTCCTACCAGACTCTGTGTTTGATAATccgctgcagtga